A genomic stretch from Telmatocola sphagniphila includes:
- the secA gene encoding preprotein translocase subunit SecA translates to MVTASTNLDVGVLEKIGEKFSNLAEGATRLLTRMLGSSNERQVRAIGFYRPKGADQAQVIPGSTLSKINAFESQMEALSAEELRGLSDKFRERLKAGQSLEDILPEAFAACREAAKRTKNMRHYDTQMVGGVILHRGGIAEMVTGEGKTLVATLPAYLNALSGEGVHVITVNDYLARRDCEWMLPIYSALGLTAGYIQSDQEATERRKAYECDITYGTNSEFGFDYLRDNMKPARFGDETYHPFYQQVQRKLNYAIIDEVDNILIDEARTPLIISGPAHSDLEKYVQANEIALKLSELEKKERAELAAKGIKLEEQPVKQGEKPQLGIYYEIKEKERSCHLTDKGVRKAEELAGVESFYTPGNMEWPHLIDNALKAHHLYQRDRHYMVMEHERELKIIIIDEFTGRAMFGRQWSDGLHQAVEAKHRRDGVEIKQETQTLATVTLQNFFKLYKKLGGMTGTAMTEANEFWKIYKLDVVAIPTNRAMKRINYQDVVFRSEKEKWDAIINEIETVHATGRPILIGTTDVAKSEKLSGLLKRKGIKHELLNAKPEYVQREAEIVAQAGRAGAVTISTNMAGRGTDIILGGNPETLAWAQLKDQYPTRLEVPEDVWKSRVDAIESEHKMKEAGRKVAEEGGLHIVGTERHESRRIDNQLRGRAGRQGDPGSSRFFLSLQDELMRLYGGEWVASVLTRLGMKDGEAIESRMVSKRIEAAQRKLEESHFEARKSLLEYDEVMDTQRKLIYGRRQEILNHRNCKTELLRMFDSQVEKAVNRYLAPDYSAESFRDFASTRMNLEFEENEFLNANYEDAVRVTREKAYRNVPTVIQEGLDENLAENDDPADWKWQEMTRLINTRLLLNYTEKQLKQIGRENIQQVVLAEANRAVEQVDLSEGEKFLRGDWGHISLIDWAQQKFQVSLDLSDLKNKSDADVKVLLSDKVRESYRQREIAFPIMVALASFMSDTGSQGQRYNREGIFEWAIKRMPSQASKVTVELFRDGSKEDIRKFLLECSAEHMPKLPQEEIDKKLEEAMSGSEVCEPADAQELVDWFKESYSIQIPPESIAGQKRDEARQNLWNVFDQIYRPEMRRMERMMLLDMIDSSWKSHLLTMDHLRAGISLWSYAQIDPKTKYKQDGMKQFEQMLELLEERVCETVFRLEDAPEEQMHEALWAGATATHASVQAFAPVRETPTPNEMSTNREVTKKSEPIRNTAPKVGRNDPCPCGSGKKYKNCHMKLNSPS, encoded by the coding sequence ATGGTGACTGCTAGCACTAATCTCGACGTTGGCGTGCTCGAAAAAATCGGAGAGAAATTCTCCAATTTGGCCGAAGGCGCCACCCGACTACTCACTCGGATGCTGGGCTCCAGCAATGAACGCCAGGTACGGGCCATCGGTTTTTATCGTCCGAAGGGGGCGGATCAGGCTCAAGTCATTCCGGGCTCGACCCTTTCGAAAATCAATGCCTTCGAATCCCAGATGGAAGCCCTGAGCGCGGAGGAACTCCGCGGCCTATCCGACAAGTTTCGGGAGCGACTCAAAGCGGGTCAATCTCTCGAGGATATCCTTCCCGAAGCTTTTGCGGCCTGCCGGGAAGCTGCCAAACGTACCAAGAATATGCGTCATTACGACACCCAGATGGTCGGGGGTGTCATCCTGCATCGGGGCGGTATCGCCGAGATGGTAACCGGGGAAGGTAAAACCCTGGTTGCCACCCTACCCGCTTACTTGAATGCACTATCGGGGGAAGGTGTTCACGTTATCACGGTGAACGACTATCTGGCCCGCCGCGACTGCGAATGGATGTTGCCTATCTATTCCGCTTTGGGACTCACCGCCGGTTATATTCAGAGCGATCAGGAAGCGACCGAACGCCGTAAGGCGTACGAGTGCGACATCACTTACGGTACGAACAGTGAATTCGGGTTCGATTATCTCCGGGATAATATGAAGCCGGCGCGATTCGGGGACGAAACCTATCATCCCTTCTATCAGCAGGTTCAACGAAAGCTCAATTACGCGATCATCGATGAGGTCGACAATATTCTCATCGACGAAGCCCGAACGCCGTTGATTATCTCAGGCCCCGCTCACTCCGATCTGGAAAAGTACGTTCAGGCCAACGAAATTGCGCTCAAATTGTCGGAACTGGAAAAGAAAGAACGCGCGGAACTCGCTGCTAAGGGTATTAAACTCGAAGAGCAACCGGTTAAGCAGGGGGAAAAACCCCAACTCGGGATCTACTACGAAATCAAGGAGAAGGAACGAAGCTGCCATCTTACCGATAAGGGTGTCCGAAAAGCCGAAGAACTGGCTGGTGTCGAGAGTTTCTACACCCCGGGCAACATGGAATGGCCTCACCTGATCGATAATGCACTCAAGGCCCATCATCTCTATCAGCGCGATCGCCATTACATGGTCATGGAGCATGAACGGGAACTGAAAATCATCATCATCGATGAGTTTACCGGTCGTGCCATGTTCGGTCGGCAGTGGTCGGATGGTCTGCACCAGGCTGTGGAAGCCAAACATCGCCGCGATGGTGTTGAGATCAAACAGGAAACGCAAACACTTGCCACTGTTACACTTCAGAACTTCTTCAAGCTTTATAAAAAGCTGGGCGGTATGACTGGTACCGCCATGACGGAAGCAAACGAATTCTGGAAGATTTACAAGCTCGACGTCGTAGCGATTCCGACGAATCGGGCCATGAAGCGCATCAATTACCAGGACGTGGTTTTCCGTTCCGAAAAAGAAAAATGGGACGCCATCATCAATGAAATTGAAACGGTGCATGCCACCGGTCGCCCCATTCTGATCGGGACCACCGATGTGGCCAAATCGGAAAAACTCAGTGGCTTGCTTAAGCGAAAAGGCATCAAGCACGAATTGCTGAATGCCAAGCCCGAATACGTCCAGCGCGAAGCTGAGATAGTGGCTCAAGCCGGTCGTGCCGGAGCGGTGACGATTTCAACGAACATGGCAGGACGCGGTACCGACATCATTCTGGGGGGCAATCCAGAAACGCTGGCCTGGGCTCAGCTTAAGGATCAGTATCCCACCCGTCTGGAAGTTCCCGAAGATGTTTGGAAGTCCCGGGTCGATGCCATTGAGTCCGAACACAAAATGAAGGAAGCCGGTCGCAAAGTGGCCGAGGAAGGTGGCCTGCATATCGTTGGCACCGAACGACACGAAAGCCGTCGAATTGACAATCAGCTACGAGGTCGAGCCGGCCGCCAGGGAGATCCCGGTTCCTCCCGCTTCTTCCTTTCCCTCCAAGACGAACTCATGCGTCTCTACGGCGGCGAATGGGTCGCCAGCGTGCTCACGCGACTGGGCATGAAGGATGGCGAGGCCATCGAAAGCCGTATGGTGTCCAAGCGCATCGAAGCGGCACAGCGGAAGCTCGAAGAGTCGCATTTTGAAGCCCGTAAAAGCCTTCTCGAATACGACGAGGTGATGGATACCCAGCGCAAGCTGATCTACGGCCGTCGTCAGGAAATTTTGAATCATCGCAACTGCAAAACGGAGTTGCTGCGGATGTTCGATTCGCAGGTCGAAAAAGCGGTGAATCGCTATTTGGCCCCCGATTACTCCGCCGAGAGTTTTAGAGATTTTGCTTCGACCCGCATGAATCTCGAATTCGAAGAGAACGAATTCCTCAATGCCAACTACGAGGACGCGGTTCGGGTCACCCGGGAAAAAGCTTACCGCAATGTACCTACGGTCATTCAGGAAGGCCTGGATGAAAATCTCGCGGAAAACGATGACCCGGCCGATTGGAAATGGCAGGAAATGACCCGCCTGATCAACACTCGGCTGCTGCTGAATTACACCGAAAAGCAGCTCAAACAGATTGGCCGCGAGAATATTCAGCAAGTCGTTCTGGCTGAGGCCAATCGGGCTGTGGAGCAAGTCGACCTTAGTGAAGGTGAAAAATTCCTACGCGGGGATTGGGGCCACATCTCCCTGATCGACTGGGCACAGCAGAAATTCCAGGTGTCGCTCGATCTGTCGGATTTGAAAAACAAATCAGACGCCGATGTGAAAGTGCTCTTGTCCGATAAAGTTCGTGAATCTTACCGGCAACGGGAAATTGCCTTCCCGATTATGGTGGCATTGGCGAGTTTCATGTCCGACACGGGAAGTCAGGGACAGCGCTATAACCGTGAAGGGATCTTCGAATGGGCCATTAAGCGAATGCCCTCCCAGGCCTCGAAAGTCACGGTCGAACTCTTCCGCGATGGGAGTAAGGAAGACATTCGGAAATTCCTGCTCGAATGCAGTGCCGAACATATGCCCAAACTTCCCCAGGAAGAGATCGACAAGAAACTCGAAGAAGCCATGTCCGGCTCGGAAGTTTGCGAGCCCGCGGATGCTCAGGAACTTGTGGACTGGTTTAAAGAATCGTATTCCATCCAGATTCCGCCGGAGTCGATTGCCGGACAGAAACGCGACGAAGCTCGGCAAAACCTTTGGAACGTCTTCGATCAAATCTATCGACCGGAAATGCGTCGCATGGAGCGTATGATGCTCCTGGATATGATCGACAGTTCCTGGAAATCCCATCTATTGACGATGGACCACCTGAGGGCGGGGATCAGCCTCTGGAGTTATGCTCAGATCGATCCGAAGACCAAGTACAAGCAGGATGGGATGAAGCAGTTCGAACAGATGCTCGAATTGCTCGAAGAGCGAGTTTGCGAAACTGTGTTCCGCCTGGAAGATGCTCCTGAAGAGCAGATGCACGAGGCTCTGTGGGCCGGAGCAACCGCTACCCATGCTTCCGTGCAGGCCTTCGCACCCGTTCGCGAGACTCCCACTCCCAATGAAATGTCCACGAATCGGGAAGTTACCAAGAAGAGCGAGCCGATCCGCAATACTGCTCCCAAAGTCGGTAGAAATGATCCGTGCCCTTGTGGAAGCGGCAAGAAGTATAAAAACTGCCACATGAAGCTCAACTCCCCCAGTTGA
- a CDS encoding DUF1559 family PulG-like putative transporter: MRLVESIKKGRRGFTLIELLVVIAIIAVLIGLLLPAVQKVREAAARAKSMNNLKQIGLAVHNYESNYQKLPPLIGGGLNQGANFTWFQGGSVSQSSVLGTTHMFLLPYIEQGNLYKSIYIQANPGSPGFYMATANTPAAYATTIPIYVGPSDPSQSSGKDSFGFAISSYAANAQVFANTGVINNIRGLIDQNNVGPSSNTYDRGLTIAGIQDGSSNTILFAEKYGQCGAGGSRWTGINGGSASTGGTFSPLFAPIIAWGVVNGNPGVTGPPFVYGEMPSYNGGGDPNSLVMFQNQPNPYTSTSACDPYRAGTPYASGITVLMGDGGVRSVRNTVSPYVWWFALDPSDGVTNNLDS; encoded by the coding sequence ATGCGTTTAGTTGAGTCTATCAAGAAGGGTCGGCGCGGTTTCACGCTGATCGAACTTCTGGTGGTGATTGCGATCATCGCAGTACTGATCGGCCTGCTCTTGCCGGCAGTCCAGAAGGTCCGCGAGGCAGCCGCTCGTGCCAAAAGCATGAATAATCTGAAGCAAATCGGCTTGGCAGTTCATAATTACGAAAGCAATTACCAAAAATTGCCGCCACTGATCGGTGGTGGGTTGAATCAGGGTGCGAACTTTACCTGGTTCCAAGGTGGTTCAGTTTCCCAATCTTCTGTCCTTGGTACCACCCACATGTTCCTGCTCCCTTACATCGAGCAGGGGAACTTGTACAAGTCAATTTACATCCAAGCCAATCCCGGCTCTCCCGGATTCTATATGGCTACCGCAAATACTCCCGCGGCCTACGCAACGACGATTCCTATCTACGTCGGTCCGTCCGACCCGAGCCAATCCTCCGGCAAGGACTCTTTCGGATTTGCGATTTCCAGCTACGCGGCCAATGCACAAGTCTTTGCGAATACGGGTGTTATCAATAACATTCGAGGCCTGATCGACCAGAATAACGTTGGTCCCTCGTCCAACACTTACGATCGCGGTTTAACGATTGCCGGCATTCAAGACGGCAGTTCGAACACAATTCTGTTCGCGGAAAAATATGGTCAATGCGGTGCGGGCGGCAGCCGCTGGACCGGTATTAATGGTGGCTCGGCGTCTACAGGCGGAACGTTTTCTCCATTGTTTGCTCCCATCATTGCCTGGGGGGTTGTCAACGGTAATCCTGGCGTTACTGGTCCTCCTTTCGTATACGGAGAAATGCCCTCATATAACGGTGGTGGCGATCCTAACAGTCTGGTGATGTTTCAAAATCAGCCCAATCCCTATACCTCGACCTCGGCTTGCGATCCTTACCGAGCGGGAACACCCTACGCTTCAGGCATCACAGTTCTGATGGGGGATGGTGGGGTGCGATCTGTGCGTAATACGGTATCTCCCTATGTATGGTGGTTTGCTCTCGATCCTTCGGACGGGGTGACCAATAATCTGGATTCGTAA
- the mobA gene encoding molybdenum cofactor guanylyltransferase yields the protein MNKLAAAILCGGQSRRMGSSKAWLSFGDETCLQRAIRIASSSIVQKIYVVAAPEQDLPTLSPNVTILRDERAFEGPLRGLFTSLRTLSHDFDRLFLCGCDTPFLKPQLIDFLADKSKEQAVIVPRIEGRLQPLHGRYDKSVLPILEESLKLGQLRMTDFLAQVELDIVEENEIRRFDPLLRGFMNLNSREEYETALKLMGEEK from the coding sequence ATGAATAAATTAGCAGCTGCAATTCTGTGCGGCGGTCAAAGCCGACGCATGGGAAGCTCCAAAGCCTGGCTCTCTTTCGGGGACGAAACTTGTCTTCAAAGGGCCATTCGAATTGCGAGCAGTTCCATCGTGCAAAAGATCTATGTAGTCGCCGCGCCCGAGCAGGATCTTCCCACACTTTCACCCAATGTAACAATTCTTCGTGATGAGCGAGCGTTTGAGGGGCCGCTGCGAGGCTTATTCACCTCCCTCAGAACTTTATCTCACGACTTTGACCGCCTATTCCTCTGCGGCTGTGATACTCCTTTTTTAAAACCGCAATTAATCGATTTTTTAGCAGACAAGTCTAAAGAGCAGGCCGTGATCGTGCCGCGAATCGAAGGAAGATTGCAGCCCCTACATGGCCGATACGATAAAAGTGTATTGCCAATACTGGAGGAATCTCTGAAGCTGGGGCAGCTTCGAATGACCGATTTTCTCGCACAAGTGGAATTGGATATTGTCGAGGAAAATGAAATTCGGCGATTCGATCCGCTTTTGAGAGGCTTTATGAACCTCAACTCACGCGAGGAGTACGAGACTGCATTAAAGCTAATGGGCGAGGAAAAATAA
- a CDS encoding 3-deoxy-D-manno-octulosonic acid transferase → MPIILNAIYGLLLLIALPALAWRSWKTGRYRRHLRAKLVGTHLPVKSLAKPIWFHGVSVGEIHLLRTVVAAFQKRHPQIPLIISSTTDTGLAEARKCFPDIPVLAWPFDFSWAVNRTLRSLTPQVVILAESELWPNFLHAANRMQIPVLVVNGRMSPRSTRRVRKFARLVKPLLYNRVGRFLMQTEEYAANLVSIGIPAIKITVTGSVKYDGALKILSNSASLGLRDILGISEEETVLVAGSTHAPEEEILLAGYRNLKSEFPNLRLVLVPRSPERFEAVANLVNAFQLPLVRRSCGLKSESNEEVILIDTLGELSAVWGFAHLGYVGGSFDGQRGGQSMIEPAGYGVPTLFGPHIWNFRDTVQRLLACGGAIKLESPDGLETQLRQWLQNPELRISAGKAARALIESQQGATQKTIDEIERYCESNPARRQAA, encoded by the coding sequence ATGCCAATTATTTTGAACGCGATTTACGGCCTGCTTCTATTAATTGCTTTGCCAGCATTGGCTTGGCGATCCTGGAAGACAGGCCGTTATCGTCGGCATCTCCGAGCTAAACTCGTCGGCACTCACTTACCTGTGAAATCCCTTGCAAAGCCGATTTGGTTTCATGGGGTTTCGGTCGGGGAAATCCACCTCCTTCGTACTGTGGTCGCCGCTTTTCAAAAACGACATCCACAGATTCCTTTGATAATCTCGTCTACAACTGATACGGGATTAGCCGAAGCCCGCAAGTGTTTTCCAGACATTCCCGTCCTGGCATGGCCTTTCGATTTCTCCTGGGCCGTAAATCGAACGTTACGATCACTAACCCCTCAAGTAGTGATTCTGGCGGAGAGCGAACTATGGCCGAACTTCCTCCATGCGGCGAACCGTATGCAGATTCCGGTGCTGGTTGTCAATGGCCGCATGTCACCCCGTTCCACGCGTCGGGTGCGTAAGTTCGCCCGTCTGGTCAAGCCGCTTTTGTATAATCGGGTCGGTAGATTCCTAATGCAAACGGAGGAGTACGCCGCCAATTTAGTTTCCATCGGGATTCCCGCCATAAAGATAACTGTGACGGGTTCTGTGAAATACGATGGAGCTTTGAAAATCTTATCGAATAGTGCGTCCCTTGGTCTCAGGGACATACTGGGTATCTCCGAAGAGGAGACTGTTCTCGTAGCCGGCAGCACGCATGCTCCTGAGGAGGAAATCCTCTTGGCCGGATATAGAAATCTCAAGTCGGAATTCCCCAATCTTCGCTTAGTCCTCGTACCGCGTAGCCCCGAACGATTTGAAGCTGTGGCCAACTTGGTGAACGCATTTCAGCTGCCGTTGGTGCGTCGCAGTTGCGGACTTAAGAGTGAATCCAATGAGGAAGTGATACTCATTGATACCCTGGGAGAACTTTCGGCGGTCTGGGGTTTTGCTCATCTGGGCTATGTCGGCGGCTCTTTCGACGGCCAGCGTGGCGGTCAAAGTATGATCGAACCGGCAGGCTACGGTGTGCCCACGTTATTTGGGCCTCATATTTGGAATTTTCGGGATACGGTTCAACGACTTCTCGCGTGCGGCGGTGCCATAAAATTGGAAAGTCCTGACGGGTTAGAAACCCAGTTGCGGCAGTGGCTGCAAAATCCCGAGTTGCGAATTTCCGCAGGTAAGGCCGCCCGCGCCCTGATCGAATCGCAGCAGGGAGCCACTCAAAAAACCATCGACGAAATCGAACGATATTGCGAGTCGAATCCAGCCCGACGACAAGCCGCTTGA
- a CDS encoding Fpg/Nei family DNA glycosylase, whose protein sequence is MPELPDIVVYIESLERHLVGKALQKIRIHSPFLLRNVEPPLEEFEGRIVQRFRRLGKRIVFQFEGELFLILHLMIAGRLQWKSVRPAGRMGLACFDFDGGTLILTEAGTKRRASLHTARAETQLLEHQPGGLEIFDSTVEDFTRALRSSNHTVKRSLTNPRIFSGIGNAYSDEILHHAMLSPLTWTSLLTDAECERLFQSTQAVMQRFLSKLRQEVGDGFPTKVTAFRPDMAVHGRFKLPCPKCGTPVQRIVYSENETNYCPECQTQGKVLADRALSKLLKDDWPRSVEEWEEIRKPKLP, encoded by the coding sequence ATGCCTGAATTGCCCGACATAGTGGTTTATATCGAATCGCTGGAACGGCACCTCGTTGGCAAAGCCCTACAGAAAATTCGTATCCATAGCCCTTTTCTACTACGGAACGTGGAGCCCCCTTTGGAAGAGTTTGAAGGGCGTATTGTCCAGCGATTTCGCAGATTGGGGAAAAGAATCGTTTTTCAGTTCGAAGGAGAACTGTTCCTGATTCTGCATCTGATGATCGCCGGTCGGCTGCAATGGAAATCGGTTCGACCCGCGGGCCGAATGGGATTGGCCTGTTTTGATTTCGACGGCGGGACCCTGATTCTTACGGAAGCCGGCACTAAACGCCGGGCTTCGCTGCACACCGCTCGTGCGGAAACTCAACTTCTTGAGCATCAGCCAGGTGGCTTGGAAATCTTCGATTCTACAGTTGAAGATTTCACTCGGGCGCTTCGATCCTCCAATCACACAGTGAAGCGATCCCTAACCAACCCTCGCATTTTCAGCGGCATCGGGAATGCTTACTCCGATGAGATTTTGCACCATGCGATGCTTTCTCCTTTAACTTGGACCAGTCTATTAACGGATGCTGAATGTGAACGGTTATTCCAGTCGACTCAGGCGGTGATGCAGCGTTTTCTTTCCAAATTGCGGCAGGAAGTCGGCGACGGATTTCCCACCAAAGTCACAGCTTTTCGGCCCGACATGGCGGTACACGGCCGCTTTAAATTACCTTGTCCGAAATGTGGCACACCGGTTCAGCGTATCGTCTATTCGGAGAATGAAACCAATTACTGTCCTGAGTGCCAAACGCAGGGAAAGGTACTGGCAGATCGGGCACTTTCCAAATTGCTGAAGGACGACTGGCCGCGATCAGTGGAAGAGTGGGAAGAGATTCGAAAACCAAAGCTCCCCTGA
- a CDS encoding sugar phosphate isomerase/epimerase family protein, giving the protein MGFKQTAQHRNGKNSFHQIGLVRGQFGNVNFTEWVKFLQSSGFDGWEEASWELDLRKCDTDEGAAAYAKERAELAKAHGLEIFTVATHLQGQALGDEPSAKTLQFIGGDAVKAYSEWRSKGNTPPKADPYYVPAEVGKLIHQQAERDLLACVRLAAHLSKLFNRKVALPGFVGSPANCWSHWFLFPPLPSEIGGHKIRDVREVSLELLVERFKKVFDLCKQTGVTFDLECHPSERAMGDIESAHDYLKAMDKAGYESVCGFNLDGSHMEWQNVSVIDFIREFKDRIHCAHVKGVWVAPEHCRGGRLGGHRPMGHWTNGWNFVTAGSMRDANSLEEIFIELNRIGYDGAVSIEWEDNDAEQHAGAQAALAACRQSDIPPSGMRHDEMLKA; this is encoded by the coding sequence ATGGGATTTAAACAAACTGCTCAACATCGTAATGGCAAAAACAGCTTCCATCAGATCGGCCTCGTCCGAGGGCAGTTCGGTAATGTGAACTTTACCGAATGGGTCAAATTCCTGCAATCCAGCGGATTTGATGGTTGGGAAGAAGCGAGTTGGGAACTCGACTTACGCAAATGCGACACCGATGAAGGTGCTGCAGCCTACGCCAAAGAACGCGCCGAACTGGCGAAGGCTCACGGGTTGGAAATCTTCACGGTCGCCACTCACCTTCAAGGTCAGGCACTTGGGGATGAACCAAGCGCGAAAACTCTGCAATTCATTGGTGGAGATGCCGTAAAGGCTTACTCGGAATGGCGTTCCAAAGGAAATACACCTCCTAAAGCCGACCCCTACTACGTACCGGCGGAGGTTGGAAAACTGATCCACCAGCAAGCCGAACGGGACCTGTTGGCTTGCGTGCGATTGGCCGCTCATCTCAGCAAATTATTCAACCGCAAGGTCGCGTTACCTGGATTCGTGGGCTCCCCGGCCAATTGCTGGAGTCACTGGTTCCTCTTCCCGCCCCTACCCTCCGAGATCGGCGGACACAAGATTCGGGACGTACGAGAGGTCAGCCTGGAACTGCTGGTCGAACGATTCAAGAAGGTTTTCGATCTCTGCAAGCAGACCGGTGTGACCTTCGATCTCGAATGTCACCCGAGCGAACGGGCCATGGGCGACATAGAATCCGCTCACGATTACCTCAAGGCGATGGATAAAGCGGGATATGAAAGCGTCTGCGGTTTTAACCTCGACGGCTCGCATATGGAATGGCAGAACGTTTCCGTGATAGACTTCATTCGGGAGTTCAAAGACCGCATTCACTGTGCCCACGTCAAAGGGGTCTGGGTGGCCCCGGAGCATTGCCGCGGCGGCCGATTAGGAGGGCATCGCCCGATGGGTCACTGGACCAATGGCTGGAATTTCGTCACCGCGGGCAGCATGCGAGATGCGAACAGCCTGGAAGAAATCTTCATCGAACTGAATCGCATAGGCTACGATGGAGCTGTCAGCATCGAGTGGGAAGATAACGACGCCGAGCAGCACGCGGGAGCCCAGGCAGCCCTGGCGGCCTGCCGACAGAGCGATATTCCTCCCAGTGGAATGCGCCACGACGAAATGCTCAAGGCTTAA
- a CDS encoding PfaD family polyunsaturated fatty acid/polyketide biosynthesis protein, which yields MQNGSSTIPVGRNRADGSLNRTSLISNGATNLWTSALHSLHRSLSLFQDSEGYRFELDAPLDNNTKAYLPPLPLSSLGDSTFRRAHKVRFNYVTGAMANGIASTDIVKAMADVGMLGIFGAAGLSLDRVEKAIQTLQGGLGEKPYGFNLIHSPNEPVHEMATAELFLRYRVPLVEASAYLDITPAIVRYRLSGIRRSSNGQIEVPNRVIGKVSRSEVATRFLSPPPERLLKECLEKGYLSAFEVELGRQVPMADDITVEADSGGHTDNRPAISLLPSMIALRDRLQKEFHFPTPVRIGAAGGISTPASIAAALAMGAAYVVTGSVNQACVESGSCDTVRQMLAEADQADVIMAPAADMFEMGVKVQVLKRGTMFAMRASKLYELYRAYPSIEAIPAADRVPIEKNLFRMDLEEVWKQTQEYFQRRDPHQNFKAEADPKFKMALVFRWYLGQSSRWANAGEPSRRLDYQIWCGPAMGAFNEWTKGTYLEAAKNRSVGIVAKNLLFNTAIVLRRLQLKLQGIDLPDDYFPTQAMDPNTLEAKWKEAA from the coding sequence ATGCAAAACGGCTCTTCCACTATTCCAGTCGGCCGAAATCGGGCGGATGGCTCGCTGAATCGCACATCGTTGATCTCGAACGGTGCCACGAATCTCTGGACGAGCGCCCTGCATTCCCTCCATCGCTCATTGAGCCTTTTTCAGGATTCTGAGGGCTATCGGTTCGAGTTGGATGCTCCTCTAGATAATAATACCAAGGCTTACCTTCCTCCCCTACCCTTGTCCTCGTTAGGGGATAGCACATTTCGTCGGGCGCATAAGGTTCGCTTCAATTATGTCACCGGGGCAATGGCCAATGGGATTGCTTCAACGGATATTGTGAAAGCGATGGCGGATGTCGGTATGCTCGGCATCTTCGGGGCCGCAGGCCTTTCACTGGATCGAGTAGAAAAAGCGATCCAGACTCTCCAAGGCGGCTTGGGGGAAAAGCCTTACGGCTTCAATCTCATACACAGCCCGAACGAACCCGTCCATGAAATGGCCACGGCAGAATTATTCCTACGCTACCGGGTGCCTTTGGTCGAGGCCTCGGCCTATCTGGATATCACACCCGCAATTGTCCGGTATCGCCTATCAGGAATCCGACGCTCCAGCAACGGTCAGATCGAGGTTCCCAATCGGGTCATTGGCAAGGTATCCCGTTCGGAAGTCGCCACACGTTTTTTGAGTCCGCCCCCAGAAAGATTGCTCAAGGAGTGCCTGGAAAAAGGTTACTTAAGCGCCTTTGAAGTCGAACTGGGTCGTCAAGTACCCATGGCGGATGACATAACGGTCGAGGCCGATTCTGGTGGTCACACCGACAATCGACCTGCAATATCACTACTTCCGTCGATGATTGCCCTAAGGGATCGATTACAGAAAGAATTTCATTTCCCGACTCCGGTTCGAATAGGAGCCGCCGGAGGAATTTCCACTCCGGCATCGATCGCTGCAGCACTGGCGATGGGGGCGGCCTACGTAGTGACCGGTTCCGTCAATCAGGCCTGCGTGGAATCGGGAAGTTGCGATACGGTGCGACAGATGCTCGCGGAGGCCGATCAAGCCGATGTGATCATGGCTCCCGCCGCGGATATGTTCGAGATGGGAGTGAAGGTTCAAGTTCTCAAACGAGGCACCATGTTCGCCATGAGGGCGAGTAAACTTTATGAGCTTTATCGAGCATATCCCTCAATTGAAGCGATACCAGCCGCCGATCGTGTCCCGATTGAGAAGAACCTCTTTCGCATGGACCTGGAAGAAGTTTGGAAGCAGACTCAGGAATACTTCCAGAGGAGAGATCCTCATCAAAACTTCAAGGCGGAAGCAGATCCGAAATTTAAAATGGCTTTGGTGTTTCGCTGGTACCTCGGTCAGTCCTCTCGCTGGGCGAACGCGGGGGAACCGTCACGCAGACTCGACTACCAGATTTGGTGCGGTCCCGCCATGGGTGCGTTCAATGAATGGACGAAAGGTACCTATCTGGAGGCAGCGAAAAATCGCTCGGTGGGAATAGTGGCCAAGAATCTGCTCTTTAATACGGCGATTGTCTTGCGGCGTTTACAGCTCAAATTGCAAGGTATTGATCTACCCGACGACTATTTTCCCACCCAGGCCATGGATCCCAATACGCTCGAGGCGAAGTGGAAAGAAGCGGCATGA